A region of Hippoglossus stenolepis isolate QCI-W04-F060 chromosome 7, HSTE1.2, whole genome shotgun sequence DNA encodes the following proteins:
- the zgc:152774 gene encoding MORC family CW-type zinc finger protein 3 isoform X1, whose product MSRLSEHGIRLSSMSPSFLNSNSTSHTWPFSAVAELIDNASDPGVTAKQIWIDVVEDAGHLCLTFIDNGSGMTPNKLHKMLSFGFTEKGSGKASLQAIGLYGNGFKSGSMRLGRDALIFTKNGGCQSVGMLSQTYLENVKAQAIIVPIVPFNQQTKSLVLTEDSEASLAAILQHSIVSTQEQIQAHFASILSKKGTKILIWNIRRAKDGKPEIDFETDVSDFRLPEIQIEEMKKGLRSSGSLRTTQNIPDMHFSLQAYLSILYLRPRIQIILRGKKIISTVVSQRLIHTEHDVYKPHFSKEKVKVTFGLNLKSKDHYGILMYHKNRLIKAYEKVGCQLKGSGQRAGVGVIGIIECNFLKPAHNKQDFEYTKEYRLTLGALGLKLNDYWKEVTEKMSREEEFQALDSREEKEDEQDADEGPKWLQCEECLKWRSVPMRYYSDVPERWDCSQNPNPRYRSCSSPEEGEESEEMLSPSYQKNHKKQDHPKSRKRERSEEVCDFRDQVVKHQILSRCSSEPIQLTYHSTQTDRYQKKENTHEDDQTNTDHHTDRHTSDEAQTQNRGTAEHPLAKQKSVVRVRGKKDKGKISQGREETDRKKDADVETVEREEENTDTLRGVIDSCDPIGRVRVSVGTDSIRRLWLQMHNMADPKRKSGLSFNSVRRKPGLWEEQPPDSENMAEEVNPEKPACVSETLSSEKTNQDSCCRMEKPGDTGQETPLNLTWTRPLPSTQTRPLHLRESEQEATVQKLSALEKEVQELRKLLGRDTKKSRGTMAAPASREVGCQMDTAESSASSSRPALTLPVQGHGAVCGLREQHEQSRLRKEKTEAQSKTRVGDCEPCEDSRSAQENLRCVRHNMVVLLTALLPQLDLAGISLESTDVDDILQQIIEVNSLKL is encoded by the exons ATGTCGAGGCTGAGCGAACATGGGATTCGTCTGAGTTCT ATGAGCCCTTCCTTCCTGAACAGCAACTCCACCAGTCACACATGGCCGTTCAGCGCGGTGGCAGAGTTAATAG ACAATGCATCAGATCCTGGTGTAACTGCTAAACAGATCTGGATAGATGTAGTTGAAGATGCCGGTCACCTCTGTCTGACGTTCATTGATAATGGCAGCGGGATGACCCCCAACAAACTGCACAAGATGCTCAG ttttggttttacagaGAAGGGCTCAGGCAAAGCCAGTCTGCAGGCCATCGGCTTGTACGGAAATGGTTTCAAGTCTGGCTCCATGCGCCTGGGCCGCGACGCACTCATCTTCACCAAGAACGGTGGCTGCCAGTCGGTGGGAATGCTGTCTCAGACCTACCTGGAAAATGTCAAGGCCCAGGCCATTATCGTGCCCATCGTCCCCTTCAACCAACAAACCA AGTCGTTGGTGCTGACCGAGGACTCGGAGGCAAGTCTGGCAGCCATCCTCCAACACTCAATCGTCAGCACCCAGGAGCAGATACAGGCACACTTTGCCTCCATTCTCTCCAAAAAAGGCACCAAGATATTAATCTGGAACATCCGCAG GGCCAAAGATGGTAAGCCGGAGATCGACTTTGAGACGGATGTGAGTGACTTCCGTTTACCTGAGATTCAGATCGAGGAGATGAAGAAGGGACTGAGGAGCAGTGGATCCCTGAGAACCACGCAGAACATCCCCGACATGCACTTCAGTCTCCAG GCCTATCTCAGTATTTTGTATCTGAGGCCAAGGATACAGATCATACTGAGGGGGAAGAAGATTATATCCACGGTGGTGTCGCAGAGGCTGATACACACTGAGCACGACGTGTACAAACCCCACTTCAGT AAAGAGAAGGTGAAAGTGACGTTTGGGCTGAATCTAAAAAGCAAAGATCACTATGGAATCCTGATGTATCACAAGAACCGACTCATTAAAGCCTATGAGAAAGTGGGCTGCCAGCTGAAG GGTTCAGGTCAAAGAGCAGGAGTCGGCGTCATCGGCATCATCGAGTGTAACTTTCTCAAACCTGCTCACAACAAGCAAGACTTTGAGTACACCAAAGAATacag ACTCACACTCGGTGCTCTGGGCCTAAAACTCAACGACTACTGGAAGGAGGTGACAGAGAAGATGTcgagagaggaagagtttcAAGCCCTCGACtccagagaagagaaagaagatgaGCAAGACGCAGATGA GGGTCCCAAGTGGCTCCAGTGTGAAGAGTGTCTGAAGTGGCGCAGCGTCCCTATGAGGTACTACAGTGACGTTCCTGAGAGGTGGGACTGCAGCCAGAACCCAAACCCACGTTACAG AAGCTGCTCATCAccggaggaaggggaggagagcgaggagatGCTCTCACCCAGCTACCAGAAAAACCACAAGAAACA AGACCATcccaaaagcagaaaaagagaaagatcagAGGAG gtgtgtGACTTCCGGGACCAAGTGGTAAAACACCAGATCCTCTCACGTTGTTCATCAGAACCAATTCAGCTCACGTACCATTCTACACAGACCGATCGAtaccaaaaaaaggaaaacactcaTGAAGACgatcagacaaacacagatcatcacacagacagacacacgagTGATgaggcacagacacaaaacagggGGACGGCCGAACACCCGCTCGCAAAACAGAAGTCCGTTGTCAGAGTCAGGGGAAAGAAAGACAAGGGGAAAATCTCACAAGGACGTGaagagacggacagaaagaaagatgcagatgtggagacagtggagagagaagaggagaacacagacacattaag gggtgtgattgacagctgtgacccgattggtcgagtgcgtgtATCAGTGGGAACTGACTCCATACGtagactctggcttcaaatgcacaacatggcAGA CCCCAAAAGGAAATCAGGACTTTCATTTAACAGTGTGAGGAGGAAGCCGGGTCTTTGGGAGGAGCAACCGCCTGACTCAGAGAACATGGCGGAGGAGGTGAACCCTGAAAAGCCAGCATGTGTGTCCGAGACACTTTCCTCAGAGAAAACCAATCAGGACAGTTGCTGCCGGATGGAGAAACCAGGTGACACAGGGCAGGAGACCCCCCTTAACCTCACCTGGACACGCCCACTCCCTTCCACACAGACCAGGCCGCTGCAtctgagagagagtgagcaggaGGCTACAGTACAAAAACTGTCTGCTTTAGAGAAAGAGGTTCAGGAGCTGCGGAAGCTTCTCGGTCGAGACACAAAGAAGTCTCGAGGCACAATGGCAGCCCCGGCGAGCAGAGAGGTCGGCTGCCAGATGGACACGGCTGAG AGCTCTGCTTCATCCAGCCGCCCGGCCCTCACGCTGCCGGTCCAGGGTCACGGGGCGGTGTGCGGACTGAGGGAGCAGCACGAGCAGAGCAGACTCAGGAAGGAGAAAACTGAAGCTCAGAGCAAGACGAGGGTCGGTGACTGCGAGCCCTGTGAAGACAGCAG ATCGGCTCAGGAGAATCTGCGTTGTGTCCGTCACAACATGGTGGTGCTTCTCACGGCTCTGCTGCCTCAGCTGGACCTCGCTGGCATCAGCCTGGAGTCGACGGACGTGGACGACATCCTGCAGCAGATCATAGAGGTCAACTCACTGAAACTATGA
- the zgc:152774 gene encoding MORC family CW-type zinc finger protein 3 isoform X2: MSRLSEHGIRLSSMSPSFLNSNSTSHTWPFSAVAELIDNASDPGVTAKQIWIDVVEDAGHLCLTFIDNGSGMTPNKLHKMLSFGFTEKGSGKASLQAIGLYGNGFKSGSMRLGRDALIFTKNGGCQSVGMLSQTYLENVKAQAIIVPIVPFNQQTKSLVLTEDSEASLAAILQHSIVSTQEQIQAHFASILSKKGTKILIWNIRRAKDGKPEIDFETDVSDFRLPEIQIEEMKKGLRSSGSLRTTQNIPDMHFSLQAYLSILYLRPRIQIILRGKKIISTVVSQRLIHTEHDVYKPHFSKEKVKVTFGLNLKSKDHYGILMYHKNRLIKAYEKVGCQLKGSGQRAGVGVIGIIECNFLKPAHNKQDFEYTKEYRLTLGALGLKLNDYWKEVTEKMSREEEFQALDSREEKEDEQDADEGPKWLQCEECLKWRSVPMRYYSDVPERWDCSQNPNPRYRSCSSPEEGEESEEMLSPSYQKNHKKQDHPKSRKRERSEEVCDFRDQVVKHQILSRCSSEPIQLTYHSTQTDRYQKKENTHEDDQTNTDHHTDRHTSDEAQTQNRGTAEHPLAKQKSVVRVRGKKDKGKISQGREETDRKKDADVETVEREEENTDTLSPKRKSGLSFNSVRRKPGLWEEQPPDSENMAEEVNPEKPACVSETLSSEKTNQDSCCRMEKPGDTGQETPLNLTWTRPLPSTQTRPLHLRESEQEATVQKLSALEKEVQELRKLLGRDTKKSRGTMAAPASREVGCQMDTAESSASSSRPALTLPVQGHGAVCGLREQHEQSRLRKEKTEAQSKTRVGDCEPCEDSRSAQENLRCVRHNMVVLLTALLPQLDLAGISLESTDVDDILQQIIEVNSLKL, translated from the exons ATGTCGAGGCTGAGCGAACATGGGATTCGTCTGAGTTCT ATGAGCCCTTCCTTCCTGAACAGCAACTCCACCAGTCACACATGGCCGTTCAGCGCGGTGGCAGAGTTAATAG ACAATGCATCAGATCCTGGTGTAACTGCTAAACAGATCTGGATAGATGTAGTTGAAGATGCCGGTCACCTCTGTCTGACGTTCATTGATAATGGCAGCGGGATGACCCCCAACAAACTGCACAAGATGCTCAG ttttggttttacagaGAAGGGCTCAGGCAAAGCCAGTCTGCAGGCCATCGGCTTGTACGGAAATGGTTTCAAGTCTGGCTCCATGCGCCTGGGCCGCGACGCACTCATCTTCACCAAGAACGGTGGCTGCCAGTCGGTGGGAATGCTGTCTCAGACCTACCTGGAAAATGTCAAGGCCCAGGCCATTATCGTGCCCATCGTCCCCTTCAACCAACAAACCA AGTCGTTGGTGCTGACCGAGGACTCGGAGGCAAGTCTGGCAGCCATCCTCCAACACTCAATCGTCAGCACCCAGGAGCAGATACAGGCACACTTTGCCTCCATTCTCTCCAAAAAAGGCACCAAGATATTAATCTGGAACATCCGCAG GGCCAAAGATGGTAAGCCGGAGATCGACTTTGAGACGGATGTGAGTGACTTCCGTTTACCTGAGATTCAGATCGAGGAGATGAAGAAGGGACTGAGGAGCAGTGGATCCCTGAGAACCACGCAGAACATCCCCGACATGCACTTCAGTCTCCAG GCCTATCTCAGTATTTTGTATCTGAGGCCAAGGATACAGATCATACTGAGGGGGAAGAAGATTATATCCACGGTGGTGTCGCAGAGGCTGATACACACTGAGCACGACGTGTACAAACCCCACTTCAGT AAAGAGAAGGTGAAAGTGACGTTTGGGCTGAATCTAAAAAGCAAAGATCACTATGGAATCCTGATGTATCACAAGAACCGACTCATTAAAGCCTATGAGAAAGTGGGCTGCCAGCTGAAG GGTTCAGGTCAAAGAGCAGGAGTCGGCGTCATCGGCATCATCGAGTGTAACTTTCTCAAACCTGCTCACAACAAGCAAGACTTTGAGTACACCAAAGAATacag ACTCACACTCGGTGCTCTGGGCCTAAAACTCAACGACTACTGGAAGGAGGTGACAGAGAAGATGTcgagagaggaagagtttcAAGCCCTCGACtccagagaagagaaagaagatgaGCAAGACGCAGATGA GGGTCCCAAGTGGCTCCAGTGTGAAGAGTGTCTGAAGTGGCGCAGCGTCCCTATGAGGTACTACAGTGACGTTCCTGAGAGGTGGGACTGCAGCCAGAACCCAAACCCACGTTACAG AAGCTGCTCATCAccggaggaaggggaggagagcgaggagatGCTCTCACCCAGCTACCAGAAAAACCACAAGAAACA AGACCATcccaaaagcagaaaaagagaaagatcagAGGAG gtgtgtGACTTCCGGGACCAAGTGGTAAAACACCAGATCCTCTCACGTTGTTCATCAGAACCAATTCAGCTCACGTACCATTCTACACAGACCGATCGAtaccaaaaaaaggaaaacactcaTGAAGACgatcagacaaacacagatcatcacacagacagacacacgagTGATgaggcacagacacaaaacagggGGACGGCCGAACACCCGCTCGCAAAACAGAAGTCCGTTGTCAGAGTCAGGGGAAAGAAAGACAAGGGGAAAATCTCACAAGGACGTGaagagacggacagaaagaaagatgcagatgtggagacagtggagagagaagaggagaacacagacacattaag CCCCAAAAGGAAATCAGGACTTTCATTTAACAGTGTGAGGAGGAAGCCGGGTCTTTGGGAGGAGCAACCGCCTGACTCAGAGAACATGGCGGAGGAGGTGAACCCTGAAAAGCCAGCATGTGTGTCCGAGACACTTTCCTCAGAGAAAACCAATCAGGACAGTTGCTGCCGGATGGAGAAACCAGGTGACACAGGGCAGGAGACCCCCCTTAACCTCACCTGGACACGCCCACTCCCTTCCACACAGACCAGGCCGCTGCAtctgagagagagtgagcaggaGGCTACAGTACAAAAACTGTCTGCTTTAGAGAAAGAGGTTCAGGAGCTGCGGAAGCTTCTCGGTCGAGACACAAAGAAGTCTCGAGGCACAATGGCAGCCCCGGCGAGCAGAGAGGTCGGCTGCCAGATGGACACGGCTGAG AGCTCTGCTTCATCCAGCCGCCCGGCCCTCACGCTGCCGGTCCAGGGTCACGGGGCGGTGTGCGGACTGAGGGAGCAGCACGAGCAGAGCAGACTCAGGAAGGAGAAAACTGAAGCTCAGAGCAAGACGAGGGTCGGTGACTGCGAGCCCTGTGAAGACAGCAG ATCGGCTCAGGAGAATCTGCGTTGTGTCCGTCACAACATGGTGGTGCTTCTCACGGCTCTGCTGCCTCAGCTGGACCTCGCTGGCATCAGCCTGGAGTCGACGGACGTGGACGACATCCTGCAGCAGATCATAGAGGTCAACTCACTGAAACTATGA
- the pmt gene encoding phosphoethanolamine methyltransferase isoform X2 encodes MSSDQPDVPVEKVRSNMTEFWKEHSKDATVEEMMLDSRARELTEQELPEILSVLPCLSGRRVLELGAGIGRYTTHLLSKAAHVTAVDFMESFVERNRQENGHHNNATFIQADVTKLDIPQDSIDFIFSNWLLMYLSDEELKCFVKKMLGWLRPGGFLFFRESCNHRSGDSKRDFNPTCYRTEAQYSYLVSSVQAEEAEGGKTFGFDIVMKKKVEAYVEMKNNPNQICWLLEKVTRSSNTQNGFCTFQHFLDNQQYTSRGILRYEKMFGAGYVSTGGPSTTKEFVDLLTLKPGQKVLDIGCGIGGGDFYMAKTFGVEVLGLDLSDNMVDIAMERATNEKLPSVQFEVADATKRRFSEGSFDVIYSRDTILHIDDKLALFKRFHSWLKPGGKLLISDYCCGEKPWTPVFEAYVQQRGYVLYTPSQYGKFIEEAGFCSVRAEDRTDQFIRVIKTELQRAEAIKDEFIEEFSEEDYFAIVKGWREKLERSNTGDQRWGLFYATKV; translated from the exons ATGAGTTCAGATCAACCAGATGTCCCCGTGGAGAAAG TCCGTAGCAACATGACAGAGTTTTGGAAGGAGCACTCTAAGGACGCCACGGTGGAGGAGATGATGCTAGACTCTCGTGCCCGGGAGCTGACTGAGCAGGAGCTGCCTGAGATCCTCTCAGTGCTGCCCTGCCTGAGCGGGCGCAGAGTGCTGGAGCTGGGAGCTGGCATCGG TCGTTACACCACCCACCTGCTGAGTAAGGCTGCCCATGTGACGGCTGTGGACTTCATGGAAAGCTTTGTGGAGAGGAACAGACAGGAAAATGGTCACCATAACAACGCCACCTTCATCCAAGCTGACGTCACAAAGCTGGATATCCCCCAAGACAG CATTGACTTCATCTTCTCCAACTGGCTGCTGATGTACCTGAGTGACGAGGAGCTGAAGTGCTTCGTGAAGAAGATGCTGGGCTGGCTGCGGCCTGGTggctttcttttcttcagagAGTCCTGCAACCACCGATCAG GTGACAGCAAGAGGGACTTCAACCCCACCTGCTACCGCACTGAGGCACAGTACAGCTACCTGGTATCATCGGTACaagcagaggaggctgagggcGGCAAAACGTTTGGTTTTGACATtgtgatgaaaaagaaagtcgAAGCCTATGTTGAG ATGAAGAACAATCCCAATCAAATCTGCTGGCTGCTGGAGAAGGTTACTCGCTCCTCAAACACCCAGAACGGATTCTGCACCTTCCAGCATTTCCTGGACAACCAGCAGTACACCAGCCGCGGTATCCTACGCTACGAGAAGATGTTTGGAGCTGGTTACGTCAGCACAGGGGGCCCCAGCACCACCAAG GAGTTTGTGGACCTGCTGACCCTAAAGCCTGGACAGAAGGTTCTGGATATTGGCTGTGGCATCGGAGGAGGAGACTTCTACATGGCAAAG ACCTTTGGTGTTGAAGTGCTCGGACTGGACCTGTCAGACAACATGGTGGACATTGCCATGGAGAGGGCGACCAATGAGAAGCTGCCATCA GTCCAGTTTGAAGTGGCCGATGCCACGAAGAGGAGGTTCTCAGAAGGTTCCTTCGACGTGATCTACAGCAGAGACACAATCCTGCACATAGACGACAAACTGGCCCTTTTCAAACGCTTTCAC TCTTGGTTAAAACCTGGAGGGAAGTTGCTCATTAGTGACTACTGCTGTGGGGAGAAGCCCTGGACACCAGTGTTCGAGGCCTACGTCCAACAGAGAGGCTACGTCCTTTATACACCCTCACAGTATGGCAag TTCATTGAAGAAGCTGGTTTCTGCAGCGTTCGGGCAGAAGACCGAACAGACCAGTTCATCCGTGTGATcaagacagagctgcagagagcagaggccATCAAGGATGAATTCATTGAG GAATTCTCTGAAGAGGACTATTTTGCAATAGTGAAAGGGTGGAGGGAAAAACTGGAACGTTCCAACACTGGAGATCAACGATGGGGACTATTTTATGCAACAAAAGTTTGA
- the pmt gene encoding phosphoethanolamine methyltransferase isoform X1 has translation MAPAFSNVSAQPRRERERERDKRAESRGGRGCLHGKHTTSHYCINTSLQIRSNMTEFWKEHSKDATVEEMMLDSRARELTEQELPEILSVLPCLSGRRVLELGAGIGRYTTHLLSKAAHVTAVDFMESFVERNRQENGHHNNATFIQADVTKLDIPQDSIDFIFSNWLLMYLSDEELKCFVKKMLGWLRPGGFLFFRESCNHRSGDSKRDFNPTCYRTEAQYSYLVSSVQAEEAEGGKTFGFDIVMKKKVEAYVEMKNNPNQICWLLEKVTRSSNTQNGFCTFQHFLDNQQYTSRGILRYEKMFGAGYVSTGGPSTTKEFVDLLTLKPGQKVLDIGCGIGGGDFYMAKTFGVEVLGLDLSDNMVDIAMERATNEKLPSVQFEVADATKRRFSEGSFDVIYSRDTILHIDDKLALFKRFHSWLKPGGKLLISDYCCGEKPWTPVFEAYVQQRGYVLYTPSQYGKFIEEAGFCSVRAEDRTDQFIRVIKTELQRAEAIKDEFIEEFSEEDYFAIVKGWREKLERSNTGDQRWGLFYATKV, from the exons ATGGCACCAGCGTTTTCCAACGTGTCAGCACAACcgaggcgagagagagagagagagagagacaagagagccGAGAGCCGGGGAGGGAGAGGCTGTCTGCATGGGAAACACACCACTTCTCATTACTGCATAAACACCAGCCTTCAGA TCCGTAGCAACATGACAGAGTTTTGGAAGGAGCACTCTAAGGACGCCACGGTGGAGGAGATGATGCTAGACTCTCGTGCCCGGGAGCTGACTGAGCAGGAGCTGCCTGAGATCCTCTCAGTGCTGCCCTGCCTGAGCGGGCGCAGAGTGCTGGAGCTGGGAGCTGGCATCGG TCGTTACACCACCCACCTGCTGAGTAAGGCTGCCCATGTGACGGCTGTGGACTTCATGGAAAGCTTTGTGGAGAGGAACAGACAGGAAAATGGTCACCATAACAACGCCACCTTCATCCAAGCTGACGTCACAAAGCTGGATATCCCCCAAGACAG CATTGACTTCATCTTCTCCAACTGGCTGCTGATGTACCTGAGTGACGAGGAGCTGAAGTGCTTCGTGAAGAAGATGCTGGGCTGGCTGCGGCCTGGTggctttcttttcttcagagAGTCCTGCAACCACCGATCAG GTGACAGCAAGAGGGACTTCAACCCCACCTGCTACCGCACTGAGGCACAGTACAGCTACCTGGTATCATCGGTACaagcagaggaggctgagggcGGCAAAACGTTTGGTTTTGACATtgtgatgaaaaagaaagtcgAAGCCTATGTTGAG ATGAAGAACAATCCCAATCAAATCTGCTGGCTGCTGGAGAAGGTTACTCGCTCCTCAAACACCCAGAACGGATTCTGCACCTTCCAGCATTTCCTGGACAACCAGCAGTACACCAGCCGCGGTATCCTACGCTACGAGAAGATGTTTGGAGCTGGTTACGTCAGCACAGGGGGCCCCAGCACCACCAAG GAGTTTGTGGACCTGCTGACCCTAAAGCCTGGACAGAAGGTTCTGGATATTGGCTGTGGCATCGGAGGAGGAGACTTCTACATGGCAAAG ACCTTTGGTGTTGAAGTGCTCGGACTGGACCTGTCAGACAACATGGTGGACATTGCCATGGAGAGGGCGACCAATGAGAAGCTGCCATCA GTCCAGTTTGAAGTGGCCGATGCCACGAAGAGGAGGTTCTCAGAAGGTTCCTTCGACGTGATCTACAGCAGAGACACAATCCTGCACATAGACGACAAACTGGCCCTTTTCAAACGCTTTCAC TCTTGGTTAAAACCTGGAGGGAAGTTGCTCATTAGTGACTACTGCTGTGGGGAGAAGCCCTGGACACCAGTGTTCGAGGCCTACGTCCAACAGAGAGGCTACGTCCTTTATACACCCTCACAGTATGGCAag TTCATTGAAGAAGCTGGTTTCTGCAGCGTTCGGGCAGAAGACCGAACAGACCAGTTCATCCGTGTGATcaagacagagctgcagagagcagaggccATCAAGGATGAATTCATTGAG GAATTCTCTGAAGAGGACTATTTTGCAATAGTGAAAGGGTGGAGGGAAAAACTGGAACGTTCCAACACTGGAGATCAACGATGGGGACTATTTTATGCAACAAAAGTTTGA
- the pmt gene encoding phosphoethanolamine methyltransferase isoform X3, whose protein sequence is MPVRSNMTEFWKEHSKDATVEEMMLDSRARELTEQELPEILSVLPCLSGRRVLELGAGIGRYTTHLLSKAAHVTAVDFMESFVERNRQENGHHNNATFIQADVTKLDIPQDSIDFIFSNWLLMYLSDEELKCFVKKMLGWLRPGGFLFFRESCNHRSGDSKRDFNPTCYRTEAQYSYLVSSVQAEEAEGGKTFGFDIVMKKKVEAYVEMKNNPNQICWLLEKVTRSSNTQNGFCTFQHFLDNQQYTSRGILRYEKMFGAGYVSTGGPSTTKEFVDLLTLKPGQKVLDIGCGIGGGDFYMAKTFGVEVLGLDLSDNMVDIAMERATNEKLPSVQFEVADATKRRFSEGSFDVIYSRDTILHIDDKLALFKRFHSWLKPGGKLLISDYCCGEKPWTPVFEAYVQQRGYVLYTPSQYGKFIEEAGFCSVRAEDRTDQFIRVIKTELQRAEAIKDEFIEEFSEEDYFAIVKGWREKLERSNTGDQRWGLFYATKV, encoded by the exons ATGCCTG TCCGTAGCAACATGACAGAGTTTTGGAAGGAGCACTCTAAGGACGCCACGGTGGAGGAGATGATGCTAGACTCTCGTGCCCGGGAGCTGACTGAGCAGGAGCTGCCTGAGATCCTCTCAGTGCTGCCCTGCCTGAGCGGGCGCAGAGTGCTGGAGCTGGGAGCTGGCATCGG TCGTTACACCACCCACCTGCTGAGTAAGGCTGCCCATGTGACGGCTGTGGACTTCATGGAAAGCTTTGTGGAGAGGAACAGACAGGAAAATGGTCACCATAACAACGCCACCTTCATCCAAGCTGACGTCACAAAGCTGGATATCCCCCAAGACAG CATTGACTTCATCTTCTCCAACTGGCTGCTGATGTACCTGAGTGACGAGGAGCTGAAGTGCTTCGTGAAGAAGATGCTGGGCTGGCTGCGGCCTGGTggctttcttttcttcagagAGTCCTGCAACCACCGATCAG GTGACAGCAAGAGGGACTTCAACCCCACCTGCTACCGCACTGAGGCACAGTACAGCTACCTGGTATCATCGGTACaagcagaggaggctgagggcGGCAAAACGTTTGGTTTTGACATtgtgatgaaaaagaaagtcgAAGCCTATGTTGAG ATGAAGAACAATCCCAATCAAATCTGCTGGCTGCTGGAGAAGGTTACTCGCTCCTCAAACACCCAGAACGGATTCTGCACCTTCCAGCATTTCCTGGACAACCAGCAGTACACCAGCCGCGGTATCCTACGCTACGAGAAGATGTTTGGAGCTGGTTACGTCAGCACAGGGGGCCCCAGCACCACCAAG GAGTTTGTGGACCTGCTGACCCTAAAGCCTGGACAGAAGGTTCTGGATATTGGCTGTGGCATCGGAGGAGGAGACTTCTACATGGCAAAG ACCTTTGGTGTTGAAGTGCTCGGACTGGACCTGTCAGACAACATGGTGGACATTGCCATGGAGAGGGCGACCAATGAGAAGCTGCCATCA GTCCAGTTTGAAGTGGCCGATGCCACGAAGAGGAGGTTCTCAGAAGGTTCCTTCGACGTGATCTACAGCAGAGACACAATCCTGCACATAGACGACAAACTGGCCCTTTTCAAACGCTTTCAC TCTTGGTTAAAACCTGGAGGGAAGTTGCTCATTAGTGACTACTGCTGTGGGGAGAAGCCCTGGACACCAGTGTTCGAGGCCTACGTCCAACAGAGAGGCTACGTCCTTTATACACCCTCACAGTATGGCAag TTCATTGAAGAAGCTGGTTTCTGCAGCGTTCGGGCAGAAGACCGAACAGACCAGTTCATCCGTGTGATcaagacagagctgcagagagcagaggccATCAAGGATGAATTCATTGAG GAATTCTCTGAAGAGGACTATTTTGCAATAGTGAAAGGGTGGAGGGAAAAACTGGAACGTTCCAACACTGGAGATCAACGATGGGGACTATTTTATGCAACAAAAGTTTGA